The sequence CATTACTCGCCCTTGACACCATGCGCATTGgctatacctttttttttaaattcaatgattttggatttaattttaataaagatctaaaacaaaaaagcatcGGCTGCGGTCGAAGCGACTCGGAATTTCGTCGTTCAAAAACAGCGGATCGTAAGAAGTTCTTATATCACACAACTAGATGGCGTTAAGTCTAGAAAACAATTGGCGGGGACTCGGTTTGAAATGAGTTTCGTCAGTTGGAGTGCAGGTTATCACACATTAAAATAATATCCGTTTATCAatgaaatgtaagaaaaagaagacttaCCAAATTTGACTAGGCGAAAAAAGTGAATGAGACCGTACGACTGGTCGGAGTCAGTTGAAGAGATCAAAGATGCAAACCAAGTCTAAATGAGTTCAGCTGATCTCTGTGGTCTCTGACCGTCACCGTTGCCGCTGAACAAGTTACTGCGGGAATGGTGATGGTGGGAAGACTCGAGCGAGCGAGAGATACTTGGGCAGCTAGGAGCGCTGGAGCGGAAGCAGAGAGGAAAGTGACGCCCTCTCAATTCCCCGGGCAGCGCTTCGCTGTGACGCAAAACTTTGCAATTGGCGATGCTCTCATTCGTTTCtgtttctaattttttcttttgccattCCAACCAAACGGCGGGGCGGAAAACAAGAAAGCAATTGTTGGCGCCCTTCTCCACTAAATACACTAGTtgaattacaaatttaaaaacaaaattatttttcatacgTGGAACGGTGTGCGCAAAGAGTTGATAGTGTAGCAGCTTAGAAGCACACGGGGATAGTTTGTTGGTGCTGAGGCTGGATGTGAAAAAGACCAGCAGAGAATGTAATCCGACGCGGCGGAGCCCATTTTAGGAGCGGCAACTGGTTCTGTAATattagcttttttttattttccccttcaaataaaaaaaaatgcctttgAACTCCTTCCCATATCAGCTGCGTTACCTAACATTAATTAGTTGCCGGTGCTTTTTGAAATcgtgaatttaatttttcgacAGATCTCACCGGCGCCAAAACCCCTCACAGTTCGAATCTGATGAAAAGGTCATTGAGTTTTGGGTTCTGGTTCAATCGATTCAGAATATCAAAGGTTAAATGGCGAAAAAAATTGGACTCGTACCAGCTAGGCTACTAGATAGTTAGACAGATTATTAGGAACGATGCCTAAGCTAATACGCATGATTGGGCCGGCCTCATTCCAACAGGCGGCGCGACCAATTTCCCAACCCCTTTTTACACGAATCTTTTTGGCTTGTTACGAAGCGAAGAGACAAGCCGTCTTTGATCTCATCCCAAAgcttcaattgaatttgttcTTCACCGCAGACGATTGATTCTAAAATTGCATAATGCATGCAAACTTGGTTCGCTTTTATCTATAGTGTGGCATTGGTTCTCCTGGATTTCTATCCTCAATTGAGTCCATCTTCtttttggaagaaaagaagaaaccatttaaaaatatcTGCGTTCAGCAGAAGCTATTCTTAGCGGATGTTAGAGTCAACAATCATGTCCCTCCGGGAACGAGCGGGACGCGCGTGTTTTGCCGAATTGTAGGCAACTACTACTCTATACTACATTGCAGTCGGTCGGTTCCAAAACAACCGCTCAGCTCCCGCGAACGGGAGTTTGCGAGAGAGAGCTTGCCAAGCAGCATCGTATCATTTACGGAAGGTATGCTCCGGTTGAACTGACCGGGAGGAGCCCTGTTGATTGCAACATCTAACGCGAGTTAATTCTCTCGTGGCGCGACAGTTAACGGGGTCATCCGTCATTGGAatccgcccaaaaaattaatcTCACGTCGTTAAAACACttgtaaaaaattgttttgcgcgcaaaagaaaagggggaaaaaatacataaattaTGAATAACAACTGACATAAATATTCTCGAAGTCTATAATTCTGTATTTTATGCTTAAATCTTCACCTCCGACAAAAACTATACCCTTCAACACAtcatagaaaaagagaatcgaaaatttgttttaattaaaaaaaagttgaacgagaacaaaaaattgaattgatacTCTCGACGTTACGCAGACATTACACAACAtttgcaagttattttctattttgttgtttACAGCACACAAGGGGAGATTTAAACGCATGAAATACCAGTTATAAGAATTCAACAATTTAGGTAAACGTTTCAACTAAATGTGTGTGTaatatgtgtgtgttttcaAGTTCTCGTCGATTCATTTACactcaaaactaaaaaagttaAGACCAAATAATTGGGTATAATTCAAGAAAGGAGAATTAACAATACGAGGCATTTCTCTACAACCTTCTTCTCATTTTGAAAGACAGGTTGTGCAACAAATGGGAACAATCTTGTTTGGTTGAAGGACACAGCCTTGATGATATCTTGGATCAAGAAGACATTAGATAAAATCAAGAGTTATCAACTTCTGCTTTTTAAGCGGGGAATTAATTCGACCAACAGCAAACCGACCGGTTGGATTTCAGGAGGaggataaacaaaaaaacaggagTGTGTGCAcattttacatataccgaagGACCGAATGAACGAGAACGAAAACAGGATGAAAGGGGAATAATCTCAAGATAATCCAGGATGGGATGAAAGAATCAAGAGAAAATTCTTCCGGGGGAAAAATAACGAGTGACTATGGTGATATGACCCAACACGAAaacaatcttttttgtttgtttctttttatagacAATCAGAAGAACAAATTGAACCGACGGGGGAGGAACATGCTGTTAACATGCTTTTTCAAAACCAGAAGAATAAATTAAccataattcttttttaaaagggggggggggggcaatgaGGAGAAACCGGTCGTGGATTTAGGAAGAATTCGGTGCAACTGGATTCTCTTCAATTAAaattatagattttttttgcttGCATTTTCTTGTTCTGCACCACCAGTTCAGAATAGTATCAAGTTCTTATCAATTCCTAATTAGTCAGCCCGCCTTCGGCTGacatttaattaattcaaaaatacaCGAGATGAATCATTTCTATTGTAGGGCTAAAGAGTAGATCGAAATCTTTCGACTCGATTCTTGAGGCTTGTCCAATCAACGACCGTTGCCTAGATGGAATATTTCACGATACGCTTTTGACGAAAGTCGTAGACTCTACGACACAGAAACACCCGATCGGCCGTTGTCGTCGTACATGTCGGTGGTAAGCGTAATCGCCGAGGATATTCTGACGTTTCACTCGTCATTGAAGGTATCAAGACGCCGGAAGGGGGAGGCAATCCTTGTTCCGTCATCTTGGCTCGCTTCCGATACCTtcgatttcaaaaaaattcatattttcaaAACTGGCCGATAGATGGCACGACACATTCAAAATCGACACTTAATTTCTCAAAATgccataaaaataataatatttacacACCTGCAGTATTCATTGAAGGTGAGAACGTAGCATTTGTCTTCAATGCAAGCGACACTACAAACGTCTCGATGCCTGGAGGCGAAAATTTCATCATCTAGATCCGTCGTCCGCCGGCCGCCATCCGTGTGTTCCGGTCGATAGTACCAGAGGAGGGACATCATCATTTCGCCGTCGTCGGCATTCTCCCACAGGGAAGAAACTTTCGCAACGAACGGCAAATCTTTGGCTTTGGGTCCCGACTTGAGGAGAATACAGTCACGCATCCGCACGATGTCGCCCTGGGTGTGTCTCATGGCCGGGTAGCACTTCCGCATGACGGGCAGCTCCTCGTTCCTCAAGTGGACCAATGACTGAAAACTGTTCCCTTCCCACGACCAGCCATTGGACCAGCGGAGTGCGGGAGAGGAACTCGAAACGGGCGGAATGAGAGGCGAACGAGATTTCGATCCACCACGTCTCGATTCCAATTTCATGGCCGGCGGCTGGTGTGTACCATCGCTGTCGGCACCCAATCGCAGACCCGGTGATGAGGCTCGCACATTTTTGTGATATTTCATTTTCGCGATgcttttgattgttttcttgCCGTTCACTTTCCTAATAAGATGAGGATCGTCCATCACTCGACTCTTGACTACATCCGGCAGGAGGCAGCTGGGCTTTTCGCGACACTTTTTGTCCACGTCGCTCTTTGGCCCCGATTGTCTCAGACCAGTTGTCACCACCAGCGAAGGATCGCAGAACTTGCCAATCAAGTCCATGCCATTCTCGTGCGTCGGCTTCAGCTTTTTCCTCTGCCTTTGCTTCTGGCTGCAAGTTTTATCAGATTCCATGCCGATAATAATGTCAGAACCGAGTCGCCTCTTCATTGCCTGACTGTGCTGGCCACTGAGCGTTGAGTGAAGCTCATCCGAAAAGTCGTTGGTGTTGAAGTTGCTGTCCAACTTTGTCAGCGATATGGACTCGGGCGGAGAAGTTCTTCCATTGGTCGCCGGATGGCGGACATGGCTGCTAGTTTCCGTGACGTATTGGCAAGAGCACGTCCTGGAACAGTTTTCGAGACCACATCCAGCGTTGCCGCCGTCGCTGTTGACGCTGCTGACACGACTGCGCAGGCGAGACGAAACCGGACTCGGCGGAAAAACACCCGACAACGATTTCCTCTTGcgattgttgttattgttgttgttgttgttattgttgttgatttgctgttccatcttcttctctctGCTGTCTGCTTCGTGATGGATGCCGTTTTTTGGGCTGGAGGTAGTAGTAGACGTCGGCTGCGGATCGGCAGCAGTTTCCAGTGGCCCAGTGGCGTGGAGTAAAAGTTCAGGAAGCAAAGACGGGACGGCCGGCGAACTGCTCGAACTACCAGCTCCTCCGCCACTTATTTGAGGCTGAACTAACGCGACTTGACAACTGGGATGAGGGATCACTGAATGTGATATGGAATTCGGCCCGGACCTCTTACCCTCACCTTTACATaacacaaagaaaagaaaaatgtttttttaaaacttatagAATTATGAAAATTTCACAATCGTGTGTACCAGTAAGGGGTCCAGCCAATACGTTTTTTGGACAACTCGGTGACGACTGTCCGGTACAGGAGCAATTGGCGTTGATGCAACGATTGGCGTAAGCCGCTGAGCTGGCCATGGCTGGGCCACCAGGGAACGGGCAGAAATTCctggtcgacgacgacgagagcaGCATGGGATGGTTTAAAGATGCTGTGCTGCCAGCTTCAACTTTAGGGCAGGTATTGTTATCGCTTCCAGTTCCAGCGCCATTGTTTGCAGCCGCACTAGTGCTTCCACTGGCAGAGGCTGCTTCGGCGGCGGCCAAAGGAAGCGGATTGCGGTCGTCGTGCATGGTCGAGGATGACGAGAGTTCGACGACGGATCGACTCGAATCTCTTGCCAATCTCCAGTCAGGTCCCAATCCGCACGGGCTGGGTGTAGGCAAGTAACGAGTGAGAGGGCTACAAGGTGGAGGACCCAGCGTCTGGTACCGATGGAGGTAATGAGCAAGATCCGCGTTGGTCGGCCCGAACAGAGGAGGAGGCGCTGCCAAAGCGTAAGCCGAATAACTATCGGCCAGAGCCACTGGAACAAACCTGGGCAGGGCATATCATCattgaatgtttttaaaataaaaaagcttgAGCGAGTTATTCAATTACCCTGATCCGGGTGGTGGTAGCAAGGCGAACCCGCGATAATAGGAAGGTGCAGCAGCAAAATGGGCGGCCGAATAAAGTGGCGGAGGTGGCGGATAAAAAGAAGCGTACGGAATGTCGACGGGCGGTCGGTACAGAGAAAAAGCCGGAGCCAGACGGGCCGCTGCTGTCATGTACGATTCGGCCGCCTGGATCGGATTGCTGAGCACTAACGGCACTCCACCAAAGGTCACTGTCAGATGAGAGAAAAACATGGTAAGATTGATGGGGTCAGCAAAAAATCACGGATGCGCGAGAGATAACACAAAACAGTGCGAAagatttattatatatttttctagtTGGCAACGCTGCCGTGATGACTTGTCAtgacgagagaaagaaactGAGTTTAAGACGCAATTCCAGTGTTATCTTGGGTGACTCGGGACTAACAGTTGAATTGTAAAAGGCCTTACACAACGTTCGTGGCAAGGTAAAGGTATCTGTGACGTTGGCATGACGTAACGACCTCGAACAGGCAGTTCGcaatgaaaaagaagttggcgccaaaacattttgttatGAGCTAATGCCAAAGGGGAATTTGGTCTATCAACGTTGTTATAATGTTCTAAACACGCCCTCTTGTCATAGGGGAATTTCTCAAGGTCAACAATTCGAATTCGGGTTttccttcttattcttttctgttacTATATCACTGCAAATGACTTTGGTCACGGACTGGTTTGAAACCAACAGCCAAACAAACACGATCCAAGTTTGTGTGTGACCGTGACTATTTtcaataaccaaaaaaaaacaaatctactTCACTTCCTTCCTTTCTATTCCGGTAgatcagtgtgtgtgtgttacaaCAATAGAATATCATTCCATGGGCAATGGCAACTACGCAGTAGTTAATGAACAAAACTCACGTGATGATGACGAAGCAGACGAATCGAGTGCACACGCGGAACACAAAACTGacacaaatttttttgggtttaaGAGATCTAGAAATGGCGAGTCTTCTTTTGATTATGAATGTCTAGTTGTCTACTAGTTTATCCCAACGGGAAGCTGTTCttgattacacacacacacacacacaaccagaagtaaaagaaaaaacacgccAACTTGTGTGTCTGCACACATGCAGAGCCGACGCACACACTGCTGTGACTGGTCTCGTCTCGCGCCTTTACTGCCTCTAGCGTTCGGAAACTAAATGGTAAAGGCGAGTTTCACacggggagggagggagggggggggcaacccctccttctttttccctcccgACTTTTAACTATCGATTTACACGCTGGCTGTTTCTTTTATCGCCGATAGAAATCGCAACATAAAATCGTCAAAATCGTCTGTATCTTGTTCCAGTTCTTTCTTAATAATAAAAGGCGATTGCTGAAAATGTGATTTTACAACGTGAACTCGTTTTGATCGTGAGGTCATGCAAACTTAATCAAGAATTGTGACAAAATGCCAGCATGTTTTTACAGCCGACTCGACAGTATCTAAAAGtagatatatattttcttttttacatgagaaaagaaagaaagaaaagaaataattagtgAGAGAGACCACGACGAGGCAGGGATTAATTAATCGTATGCCGACGTCATCACGATCGATCACGTCTAAATAATCGATACCAATAAATGACGTCACAACGCCAGgttcccccccccttcccgGCCACTTTTTATTCTAACCCTCCCCCCCTCTTCCCGCACATTGTCTACTGACGCCAGTGAGAAAAAAcgagaacgacgacgacgacgggagaatcaaacaaaaagaaaaagaaaaaaggtccaTGTCCTCAATGCGAAAAGGGGAACTAAAAGAAGAACAACCCGGGTTGTTGGCTGTGTAGCGGGCCGCCGAGTACAACGTACGCccctcacacacacaacagctgaCAATAACCGAGGCCCCATACACACTTGGTAGTAGATGTACACACACAGCTAGAGCAATTTCGGCCAGTGAACTTTCATTCGTTCTCTCTTTTACATCCTTCTCTTTTATCTTCTATTCATCTGCCCCTCTTCTTTCTTACATCTTTCTTACCGCGAaaccttttgtgtgtgttgggaaCGAGATCGGGACGATCATCTGATTGCATCGACGTGCGGGTTCACTCCCGACCCGACACAAAAACGGCTGTTATTCTTTTTGTCGTCATTGTTGTTGTCGTGTTCCAATAAATGTtgagaagaaaagtgtgactGACCTGAAGGTAAAGATGTTGTGGCCGCAACTCGTTCCGATGACCAACTCTTGTCGCGGTCTTTAGTCATGATATGCCCGCCGGAAATGATGCTACTCCCGCTCGACGGTGGAAATGGCAAGTTGGTCGACGAAGACACTTCCGACGTCACTGGGGGGtgttgatgctgctgctgctgttgttgagaCGGTTGTTGCTGTTCGTGAGGCCGTGATGGCGCCCtttcctgttgttgttgttgcaaatTCGGCGGTCGCATGTTGTACAAAGCGCCCAGCGGATTGTAACCGTCCGCGACAACGTCAGTGTGTGGCGACTTTTGTTTGGCTTGTTGTGTCTGCGGTTAGTAGAGATAATCAGTCAATAACAAATGCCAAAGACTAAGACATAACATtgacgagagaaaaaataataaatgagcaATTTCGGGAAACGGGAAGGGCAATCAACGCCATCAACTTGGTGGCGGCCGCAGTTGCCAAAACCGGACCAGAAGGagaaagaacaacaacaactcgctAACGGTCGGAGAGCGAATGGCCGCCATTAATACCCAAGGTAAGATATACTTCACGACCGCGATGTAACAATAAGAAGGAAACCgaatcatcatcataataataatagtatcaTATAAAAAATGGCCGAAATGGGTTGTCGAACCCTAGTCACGATACATGTTTTACATGTCTGGAGCCAATGAAAAAGGAGGACAAGTATGGCGCTTCTTTTCAATTGGCACTCGGGTTCGGGTGTATATATTTGAtcgtgttttgttttcttccgccCGG is a genomic window of Daphnia pulicaria isolate SC F1-1A chromosome 2, SC_F0-13Bv2, whole genome shotgun sequence containing:
- the LOC124326979 gene encoding putative GPI-anchored protein pfl2 — translated: MGRMATRRTPSSSSRRPRGPVVSDESAALTGKKKKRAVKMVTHPNRTALLRRINPKASRKKLAGSGTSLMADIPSAAVTANRLRMSNFRSSLRKKNPTAKQTGKKKKKMTCGKLLRKEARTAKKSSVVAVTATGKQTDKSRERKKKSGSSRAVVTSSPLMVSSTTTTTSTVFALISTSTTSSNVDISSAANGLVGVGGSRQLAIAMYQERQENVDHHPAAIAASHNSKKAGQQAAKMTCDLKHMVESIERVASGQPWIDTLVASDKIRHESNSSSSSNSSNSSSISSSSSSSDSSDSSSSSSATSSGQSSSSGRKTKKKKKYSQQQSIHLRNRSVKRSEPAQSPPASGSRRRPNQRRRLACLNAMAKVHCLYESEIRQPLANKNSAVRAPFSDSDDSDNSDDSSSSSSSSSEPAVDKKVSDNNRKAAAAKKNKSPATTKTNQQQTNRNNKSSKKKTTERKRPAAKPASKKQRQSMEVPVVDLAALVMPKRMASLNATAILAASSQQWPDSPKPARRGKPQLLLSSDSEEEEEQKPKKPRETKVIPHSSAATPLIANRQPGNKSKSPANKKKPALKIKKNISCVETAVSTSSNSQILRLSANIFQHQEVLDGQQTTTTKSSSTYHQSLSSGGENSSGSSNVTSSSKTFQQSQVTTTNKGPRPSSTDSPGLQTQQAKQKSPHTDVVADGYNPLGALYNMRPPNLQQQQQERAPSRPHEQQQPSQQQQQQHQHPPVTSEVSSSTNLPFPPSSGSSIISGGHIMTKDRDKSWSSERVAATTSLPSVTFGGVPLVLSNPIQAAESYMTAAARLAPAFSLYRPPVDIPYASFYPPPPPLYSAAHFAAAPSYYRGFALLPPPGSGFVPVALADSYSAYALAAPPPLFGPTNADLAHYLHRYQTLGPPPCSPLTRYLPTPSPCGLGPDWRLARDSSRSVVELSSSSTMHDDRNPLPLAAAEAASASGSTSAAANNGAGTGSDNNTCPKVEAGSTASLNHPMLLSSSSTRNFCPFPGGPAMASSAAYANRCINANCSCTGQSSPSCPKNVLAGPLTGEGKRSGPNSISHSVIPHPSCQVALVQPQISGGGAGSSSSSPAVPSLLPELLLHATGPLETAADPQPTSTTTSSPKNGIHHEADSREKKMEQQINNNNNNNNNNNNRKRKSLSGVFPPSPVSSRLRSRVSSVNSDGGNAGCGLENCSRTCSCQYVTETSSHVRHPATNGRTSPPESISLTKLDSNFNTNDFSDELHSTLSGQHSQAMKRRLGSDIIIGMESDKTCSQKQRQRKKLKPTHENGMDLIGKFCDPSLVVTTGLRQSGPKSDVDKKCREKPSCLLPDVVKSRVMDDPHLIRKVNGKKTIKSIAKMKYHKNVRASSPGLRLGADSDGTHQPPAMKLESRRGGSKSRSPLIPPVSSSSPALRWSNGWSWEGNSFQSLVHLRNEELPVMRKCYPAMRHTQGDIVRMRDCILLKSGPKAKDLPFVAKVSSLWENADDGEMMMSLLWYYRPEHTDGGRRTTDLDDEIFASRHRDVCSVACIEDKCYVLTFNEYCRYRKRAKMTEQGLPPPSGVLIPSMTSETSEYPRRLRLPPTCTTTTADRVFLCRRVYDFRQKRIVKYSI